The following proteins are co-located in the Dyadobacter chenwenxiniae genome:
- a CDS encoding Hpt domain-containing protein encodes MIDRSFLTKLMSGDEKLVSHFISIFETQVPAQVSLLAGLCENKDWEELSSAFHSLKTQFNYVLMNEFAEQMREMEESVDNGETAFIAVRIADFTRKFDYFWQTEFTEKRAL; translated from the coding sequence ATGATAGACCGCTCCTTTTTGACTAAGCTGATGTCAGGTGATGAAAAGCTCGTCTCTCACTTTATATCCATTTTTGAAACACAAGTTCCTGCCCAAGTCAGTCTTTTAGCCGGCTTATGTGAAAATAAAGACTGGGAGGAGCTTTCTTCTGCCTTTCACAGCCTTAAAACCCAGTTCAATTATGTCTTAATGAACGAATTTGCAGAGCAGATGAGAGAAATGGAGGAAAGTGTCGACAACGGGGAGACAGCATTTATTGCAGTCCGCATAGCTGACTTCACCAGGAAGTTTGACTATTTCTGGCAAACTGAGTTCACTGAAAAACGCGCACTTTGA
- a CDS encoding response regulator codes for MDGYKATQAIRAREKDKNTPILAFTSNANPAEAQKCRNAGMDDYITKPIEAKKLKLKIRKLLEAAKQTGQTL; via the coding sequence ATGGATGGCTATAAAGCGACCCAGGCGATCCGGGCCCGTGAAAAAGATAAAAACACCCCGATTCTGGCATTTACTTCCAATGCCAACCCCGCAGAGGCCCAAAAGTGCCGCAATGCAGGCATGGACGACTACATTACCAAACCCATTGAAGCAAAAAAATTAAAGCTTAAAATTAGAAAACTGCTTGAAGCCGCAAAACAAACAGGACAAACGCTTTGA
- a CDS encoding AAA family ATPase, giving the protein MITIPDYRITAELHKESNKSLVRAVDHITGKNVILKIIPFTGIVDSHYRDIAEEFTFGSSFTFSRILNYHRMLRPENYLVLEMDDFDGCRLEDYLLEKRPPMHAALSIALALTQTLEELHYHGISHPDLRPAHFLINPQTFDARLTDLTCAVTNDRQDESACQSKGAITLQYMSPEQSGLMDIPVDFRSDYYHLGIIFYQLFTGLLPFENVDPNELVHAHMARSATPPSAVDAAVPAIISDIILKLLSKKPSERYQTTFGIRSDLVACQAFMENSSHPAQFLIGKHDVSGRFHLAEKLYGREKEVALLRAAFEKISVRNEMVLVSGNSGIGKSSLIRELQRKIDSKNVLFITGKFDQYVQNIPFEAIIKAFNELVCKISHTQTDYWKTVILDAVGQFGRIIIDVIPELEKIIGVQPEVEALTPVEAQNRFVNVFTRFINVFTKKEHPLVVFLDDLHWADPSSLRFLNRVTYAVEGSNLLIVGTYRDNELAEDHPLKAALKAMDAVSGFSQLRLYPLRSDDITEMISETFSCPPGGAAQLAEIVLTRTLGNPLFVTETIKDLVAKGLVNYNSQARKWTWQQQHVLSYALSGSSQQLLTSRINALSEPARQSLITASCIGSDFDLIMLSALNDKTPQETAEDLREAVTENLLRLTAERGSESHFLSANRYQFVHDQVQQAAYNVLSPASRDEMHVNIGYFLLERLSASERHDQLFEIVNHLNHHPKVFALAQERYKIARLNLEAGKKARSSAAYSVAMAYFQIGKELLLTEDWANEYPLTFTLHLHLAESAYLAGYAAKCKEVTETALAYANSSDQIELYHIQIQSLIFHEQHLDAVLLSLKVLKRLHVTFPAKVTNFHVASAYLKSKWLMRGIKIEELEDLPKMTAVDKLTAMRFLQNITAASFSAIPELYPLMVLKMVELSLKYGIAPESAITFATYGAIVNAIETNHLACYRYGNVALKLADRMENSAAKARTLLLYNIVNRSSGEHINESLEPLRVSYQTGLERGDVEYCSYASSSYSFHLLLSGKNLHWAKHEMISYNQLPKSLSKGSLSHYNEPLIQIASNLLGESDDPVLLTGDYFNEGEASSGIFALKNNSRMFVGFTYKMILAYFSGELEKGLVLAQTATRFATNVRGTHFEALFAFFFGLLNIAVYKSGQHDGAGLKTAIKYYKKLRKLSRHIPVNLEHRVFLLEAEILAAKGKSQQADACYDKAIKTGNQNRHPHEAALANELCGRYWHEKGQHKMALTYLSAALEGYKEWGCMLKVRLLLAAFPALSQYSTDLSSPFAAKNVASESIVSTLDLATLMKASIAISSEVIFSRLMDKLMQFAIENAGAQSGYFVLDWGGELYIEARRSVVDEGSEIRKLRLADSDQVPVSIIKHVFETKSDVILHDALASDTFRSDPVVIEKKIRSTLCIPALNQGKLVGVLYLENNLATAVFTNERTQLLKLLSGQIAVSIENAILYEKLEQKVAVRTAEIQVQKEEIERQKLLVEEKSRFKEQFFANMSHEIRTPMTAILGMSELIFETPLNDKQIEYAKGIRYSSENLLAIINDILDYSKIEAGKFSFVNKPFQVRDRMNRLGYIIKVIAEEKGLQLDLTVDSDVSPQLIGDPIRLHQILLNLAGNAVKFTDNGAVRIKVSVISRNHESEQLLFEVIDTGIGIAQDKLAYIFETFTRIDDDLNTKQSGTGLGLFIAKKLVEEQGGSMQVHSEMGKGTNFSFNLTFEICNPGEQIDDEDNERALSGVNILLVEDNLFNQVVAEETLKKIIQNVRVTIADHGEIALKNSTMPALILS; this is encoded by the coding sequence ATGATAACCATTCCAGATTACCGGATCACTGCTGAACTGCACAAGGAATCCAATAAATCACTGGTCCGCGCCGTGGATCACATTACCGGAAAGAACGTCATTTTAAAGATTATTCCGTTTACTGGTATCGTCGATTCGCATTACAGGGACATTGCTGAGGAATTTACTTTTGGCAGCTCATTCACATTCAGCCGGATATTGAATTACCACCGGATGCTCAGGCCCGAGAACTATCTGGTACTGGAAATGGATGATTTCGACGGCTGCCGACTCGAAGACTATCTCTTAGAAAAAAGGCCGCCTATGCACGCAGCACTCAGCATTGCGCTCGCACTTACACAAACCCTCGAAGAGCTGCATTATCACGGAATCTCCCACCCCGACCTAAGGCCGGCACATTTTCTGATCAATCCACAAACCTTTGATGCCAGACTTACCGATCTGACGTGCGCTGTTACCAATGATCGTCAGGATGAGTCTGCCTGCCAGAGCAAGGGCGCTATAACGTTGCAATACATGTCGCCCGAGCAAAGCGGACTGATGGATATCCCCGTTGACTTCCGATCGGATTATTACCATCTGGGAATCATTTTTTATCAGCTTTTCACTGGCCTGTTGCCATTTGAAAATGTGGATCCTAACGAACTGGTGCATGCGCATATGGCGCGTTCGGCTACACCACCCTCAGCAGTTGATGCGGCAGTTCCGGCTATTATTTCTGATATCATATTAAAGCTCTTATCTAAAAAGCCCTCAGAGCGTTACCAGACCACATTCGGGATCCGGTCTGACCTCGTAGCTTGTCAGGCCTTCATGGAAAACAGCAGCCATCCGGCCCAATTCCTGATTGGCAAGCATGATGTCTCAGGCAGGTTTCATTTGGCCGAAAAACTTTACGGAAGAGAAAAGGAAGTGGCGTTGCTGCGTGCAGCTTTCGAAAAAATCAGCGTGCGCAATGAAATGGTCCTGGTCTCAGGCAATTCGGGCATTGGCAAATCATCGCTCATCCGGGAATTACAAAGAAAAATCGACTCGAAAAATGTGCTCTTCATTACTGGTAAGTTTGACCAATATGTTCAAAATATTCCTTTTGAAGCCATTATAAAAGCATTCAATGAGTTGGTTTGTAAAATATCACACACGCAAACGGACTACTGGAAAACGGTGATCCTGGATGCAGTTGGCCAGTTCGGGCGTATCATTATTGATGTGATTCCGGAATTGGAAAAGATCATTGGAGTCCAGCCGGAAGTTGAGGCTTTGACGCCCGTTGAAGCGCAGAACCGCTTTGTGAACGTGTTTACCCGGTTCATCAATGTCTTCACAAAAAAAGAACATCCGCTGGTCGTTTTCCTGGATGATCTTCATTGGGCTGATCCATCCAGTCTTCGGTTTCTAAACCGGGTTACCTACGCCGTCGAAGGTTCTAATCTGCTGATCGTAGGCACCTATCGGGACAATGAACTGGCGGAAGACCATCCGCTGAAAGCGGCTCTCAAAGCCATGGACGCGGTATCTGGTTTCTCGCAGCTCAGACTATATCCGCTAAGATCAGACGACATTACCGAAATGATATCGGAAACCTTTTCCTGCCCCCCGGGGGGCGCGGCACAACTGGCAGAGATCGTGCTCACACGCACGCTGGGCAATCCCCTCTTTGTTACTGAAACCATCAAAGATCTGGTTGCCAAAGGTTTGGTAAATTACAATAGCCAGGCCCGCAAATGGACATGGCAACAGCAGCACGTACTCAGCTATGCGTTGTCAGGTTCTTCGCAACAGTTACTAACATCCAGGATCAATGCATTGAGCGAACCTGCACGCCAGTCATTGATTACTGCCTCATGCATAGGTTCGGATTTTGATTTGATCATGCTTTCGGCCTTAAACGACAAGACGCCGCAGGAAACCGCGGAGGATCTGCGTGAAGCAGTTACGGAAAATCTGCTGCGGCTAACAGCCGAACGGGGCAGTGAAAGTCATTTTTTATCGGCAAACCGCTATCAATTTGTCCATGATCAGGTGCAGCAAGCTGCCTACAATGTACTTTCGCCCGCGTCCAGAGACGAAATGCACGTTAACATCGGCTATTTCTTGCTGGAAAGGCTTTCTGCATCCGAGCGGCACGACCAGTTGTTTGAAATTGTCAACCACCTGAACCACCATCCGAAGGTGTTTGCCCTGGCCCAGGAGCGTTATAAAATTGCAAGGCTAAATCTGGAAGCAGGTAAAAAAGCCCGGTCTTCGGCTGCTTACTCTGTGGCAATGGCCTATTTTCAGATTGGCAAAGAACTGCTGTTGACCGAGGATTGGGCAAATGAATATCCATTAACATTTACCCTGCATCTGCATCTGGCCGAAAGCGCATACCTGGCAGGTTACGCTGCCAAGTGCAAGGAAGTTACCGAAACAGCGCTTGCTTATGCCAACAGCTCAGACCAGATCGAGCTTTATCATATCCAAATTCAAAGCTTAATATTCCATGAACAGCACTTGGATGCTGTTTTACTTTCCTTAAAGGTGTTAAAGAGGCTCCATGTTACCTTTCCTGCAAAGGTGACAAACTTTCATGTCGCTTCTGCTTACCTGAAATCCAAATGGTTGATGCGCGGGATAAAAATCGAGGAGCTCGAAGATTTGCCTAAAATGACTGCTGTGGACAAGTTGACTGCCATGCGTTTTTTACAGAACATAACAGCTGCCTCCTTTTCTGCAATCCCGGAACTGTATCCCTTGATGGTGCTCAAAATGGTCGAGTTATCGCTTAAATACGGCATTGCACCAGAATCGGCGATCACATTTGCAACCTACGGAGCGATCGTGAATGCAATCGAAACCAACCACCTGGCTTGTTACCGTTATGGCAATGTGGCATTGAAACTGGCCGACAGGATGGAAAATTCAGCGGCAAAAGCACGCACATTATTGCTGTATAATATTGTCAACAGGTCATCAGGGGAGCATATCAATGAATCACTCGAGCCACTGCGCGTTTCCTACCAGACCGGCCTTGAAAGAGGCGATGTAGAATACTGCTCGTATGCATCGAGTTCATATAGCTTTCATTTACTGCTTTCGGGGAAAAACCTGCATTGGGCAAAGCACGAAATGATCAGCTATAACCAGCTGCCAAAATCCCTTTCGAAAGGATCCTTATCGCATTATAATGAACCTCTGATCCAGATCGCTTCCAATCTGCTCGGCGAAAGTGACGATCCTGTCTTGCTGACGGGTGATTATTTCAATGAAGGAGAGGCATCCTCGGGCATTTTTGCTTTGAAGAATAACTCAAGGATGTTTGTCGGTTTTACTTATAAGATGATCCTGGCTTATTTTTCCGGTGAGCTGGAAAAAGGGCTGGTCTTGGCACAAACGGCAACAAGGTTTGCCACGAATGTGCGCGGAACTCATTTTGAAGCCCTTTTTGCCTTCTTTTTCGGCCTGCTTAACATTGCGGTTTACAAAAGCGGGCAGCACGATGGGGCTGGTCTGAAAACAGCTATCAAATATTATAAAAAGCTTAGGAAACTTTCCCGGCATATACCCGTCAATCTGGAACACCGGGTATTTTTATTGGAGGCTGAAATTCTTGCTGCCAAAGGAAAAAGCCAGCAGGCCGATGCCTGCTATGATAAGGCTATTAAAACCGGCAATCAGAACCGCCACCCACATGAAGCAGCACTTGCCAATGAACTTTGCGGCAGATATTGGCACGAAAAAGGCCAGCATAAAATGGCGCTTACTTATCTGAGTGCTGCTTTGGAGGGATACAAAGAATGGGGCTGCATGTTAAAAGTGCGCCTTTTGCTGGCTGCCTTCCCCGCACTTTCACAATATAGTACAGACCTTTCATCTCCATTTGCAGCGAAAAATGTAGCCAGCGAAAGCATTGTCTCCACGCTGGACCTGGCAACACTCATGAAAGCGTCCATAGCGATTTCAAGTGAAGTGATTTTCAGCAGGTTAATGGACAAGTTAATGCAGTTTGCCATTGAAAACGCCGGTGCGCAGTCGGGTTATTTTGTTCTCGACTGGGGAGGCGAATTATACATAGAAGCACGGCGGTCCGTAGTCGATGAAGGTAGCGAAATTCGAAAATTACGTCTTGCAGATTCGGACCAGGTTCCTGTAAGCATTATTAAACACGTTTTTGAGACCAAATCCGACGTCATTTTACATGATGCACTTGCCAGCGATACATTTAGAAGCGATCCTGTAGTTATTGAAAAAAAGATCCGTTCCACGCTGTGTATCCCCGCATTAAATCAGGGTAAACTTGTCGGCGTACTTTACCTTGAAAATAATCTTGCTACTGCTGTCTTTACCAATGAACGTACGCAGCTCTTGAAGTTACTGTCCGGCCAAATTGCTGTGTCTATCGAGAATGCTATTCTATATGAGAAGCTGGAACAAAAAGTCGCTGTCAGAACTGCTGAGATCCAGGTGCAAAAAGAAGAAATAGAGCGTCAAAAGCTGCTGGTTGAAGAAAAATCCAGGTTTAAGGAGCAGTTTTTCGCCAATATGAGCCATGAGATCCGCACGCCGATGACGGCAATCCTGGGCATGTCTGAGCTCATTTTTGAGACACCCCTGAATGACAAACAAATTGAATATGCGAAGGGGATCCGGTATTCATCCGAAAACTTGCTGGCCATTATCAACGATATTCTGGACTATTCAAAAATTGAGGCTGGCAAATTCTCATTTGTAAACAAGCCATTTCAGGTTCGGGACAGAATGAACCGCCTGGGTTACATCATAAAGGTAATTGCAGAAGAAAAAGGACTCCAATTAGACCTAACAGTTGACAGTGATGTGAGCCCTCAGCTGATTGGAGACCCCATTCGCCTGCACCAGATCCTGCTGAATCTAGCCGGAAATGCGGTAAAGTTCACCGATAACGGCGCAGTGCGCATCAAGGTTAGTGTAATTAGCCGCAATCACGAGAGTGAGCAGCTGCTTTTTGAGGTGATCGACACGGGCATTGGAATTGCGCAGGATAAGCTGGCCTATATTTTTGAGACTTTTACCCGCATTGACGATGATCTGAATACGAAGCAGTCCGGGACAGGACTGGGTCTTTTTATTGCTAAAAAGCTGGTGGAAGAACAGGGAGGCAGCATGCAAGTTCATAGCGAAATGGGAAAAGGCACCAATTTCAGCTTCAACCTGACTTTCGAAATTTGCAATCCCGGTGAGCAGATCGATGACGAAGACAATGAAAGAGCCCTTTCCGGTGTAAACATTCTTTTGGTCGAAGACAACCTTTTTAATCAGGTAGTGGCCGAGGAAACTTTGAAAAAGATCATCCAGAACGTGCGCGTTACGATTGCAGATCATGGTGAGATCGCGCTAAAAAACTCGACGATGCCAGCTTTGATATTATCTTAA
- a CDS encoding styrene monooxygenase/indole monooxygenase family protein: MRKIAIMGAGQSGLHLAIRLVKSGYDVTIISERSAEEIFNGPPTGATYLFHDSLQLERELGLDFWSDTAYHSTGFNINFGKPDGNFAFGIKSRTSKPGASIDQRLKFYQWIKLFEKLGGKFVVSDTTPSDLLACASQFDLVIVSSGKGPLARLFTKDEQRSTHEKPARKLVQLHINDFEHSDKTKFTSITLDALMGGGEIITAPFYQKDDIQCSFVLFECIPGGPMDVFDEATTASELLVKAKEMIRTYLPWRYPAFANAEVIADNAFLKGAFTPVVRKPVVELNSTAAVLGVGDTVILNDPIVGQGGNNASKMANVYAKAIIARGKEPFDVAWMNETFEEFWDYSKYVNRFSDIFLAPAQPHVVEVLGAATQNPEIASDFVNGFNHPPSIFPWLDDAEEARKYLASKTRAAESVM; encoded by the coding sequence ATGAGAAAGATAGCAATCATGGGAGCAGGGCAGTCGGGGTTGCACCTGGCGATTAGACTTGTAAAAAGCGGATACGATGTCACGATTATATCAGAGCGTTCTGCTGAGGAAATTTTCAACGGCCCGCCGACAGGTGCTACTTATCTTTTCCATGATTCACTGCAACTCGAGCGCGAGCTGGGGCTGGATTTTTGGAGCGATACTGCCTATCATTCCACAGGCTTTAATATCAATTTTGGCAAACCCGACGGTAACTTCGCTTTCGGCATTAAATCCCGCACCAGTAAGCCTGGCGCATCCATCGACCAGCGCCTGAAATTTTACCAATGGATCAAACTTTTTGAGAAGTTGGGCGGCAAATTTGTGGTCAGCGACACCACACCATCGGATCTGCTTGCCTGTGCGTCCCAGTTTGATCTTGTGATCGTATCGTCGGGCAAAGGCCCGCTAGCAAGGCTGTTCACCAAAGATGAGCAGCGCTCCACGCATGAAAAGCCCGCCCGTAAGCTGGTACAGCTGCATATCAATGATTTTGAGCACAGCGATAAAACCAAATTTACTTCCATAACCCTGGACGCACTGATGGGGGGCGGGGAGATCATTACAGCTCCGTTTTATCAAAAAGATGACATTCAATGCTCTTTTGTACTTTTTGAATGCATTCCTGGCGGGCCGATGGATGTTTTTGATGAGGCAACAACGGCGTCCGAACTGCTGGTAAAAGCAAAAGAAATGATCCGGACCTACTTGCCCTGGCGCTACCCGGCTTTTGCCAATGCGGAGGTGATTGCAGACAATGCGTTTTTAAAGGGAGCATTCACTCCGGTTGTGCGCAAACCCGTTGTTGAGCTCAACTCGACTGCGGCGGTGCTTGGGGTAGGAGACACGGTCATTTTAAATGATCCCATCGTGGGCCAGGGGGGCAATAATGCATCTAAAATGGCCAATGTATATGCCAAAGCGATCATTGCAAGAGGTAAAGAGCCTTTCGACGTAGCGTGGATGAATGAGACCTTTGAAGAATTTTGGGATTATTCCAAATATGTAAACCGGTTCTCAGACATATTCCTGGCACCTGCGCAGCCGCACGTGGTTGAAGTGCTGGGCGCTGCTACTCAAAACCCTGAAATTGCATCTGACTTTGTGAACGGCTTCAACCATCCACCCTCCATTTTCCCCTGGCTTGATGATGCAGAGGAGGCTAGAAAATACCTGGCTAGTAAAACCAGAGCTGCCGAATCTGTTATGTAA
- a CDS encoding class I SAM-dependent methyltransferase → MMNKLSLAFPADAQQNTYVSVQTENDFEFQSVAISMLREMVANGGPGEHDYPAIDEMMQHLYRLRQNGQISQEDIALLQGIFNDEFLRNTIHGYVYRKPLGYAGDYALIDMIYTYDSFEHPAYKNWDRYFHYHAATQAVRNRKAFFKSKLLEKLKGRNSPLNLLNVASGPARDLFELYQIIDPVMLTSTCVDIDSNAVAFASELCRPFANQIHFHRQNVLRFSGAEKYDVIWSAGLFDYFEDRIFILALKRLLTFLKPGGEILIGNFSENNPTRGYMEIFGEWVLIHRSAGELTRLSIAAGVRPENILVEQEPLGINLFLRIRSAIPAQQSTLCMN, encoded by the coding sequence ATGATGAACAAGCTCAGCCTTGCATTCCCTGCGGATGCACAACAGAACACTTATGTCTCTGTTCAGACAGAAAATGACTTTGAATTCCAGTCTGTTGCCATTTCGATGCTGCGTGAAATGGTTGCCAATGGAGGTCCCGGTGAGCACGACTATCCGGCTATCGATGAAATGATGCAGCATTTATATCGCCTCAGGCAGAATGGCCAGATCAGTCAAGAAGACATAGCATTGCTTCAAGGCATCTTTAACGATGAATTTTTAAGAAACACGATTCATGGTTACGTTTACCGGAAGCCGTTAGGATATGCCGGCGACTACGCACTCATAGACATGATTTATACTTATGATAGCTTTGAGCATCCGGCTTACAAAAACTGGGACCGCTATTTTCACTATCATGCAGCCACGCAGGCAGTACGCAACCGGAAAGCATTCTTTAAAAGCAAATTGCTTGAAAAGTTAAAGGGCCGCAATTCTCCCCTGAATTTGTTAAACGTTGCCAGCGGCCCTGCCAGGGATTTGTTTGAGCTGTATCAGATCATCGATCCGGTTATGCTCACCTCAACCTGCGTGGATATCGATTCCAATGCGGTGGCGTTTGCCAGTGAACTTTGCCGGCCGTTTGCAAATCAGATACATTTTCATCGGCAAAATGTGCTGCGTTTTTCGGGTGCTGAAAAATATGATGTGATCTGGTCAGCAGGGCTTTTTGATTATTTTGAAGACAGGATTTTTATCCTGGCGCTCAAAAGGTTACTGACTTTTCTCAAACCTGGCGGTGAGATTTTGATCGGCAATTTTTCTGAAAACAACCCGACCAGAGGATACATGGAGATTTTCGGTGAATGGGTGCTGATTCACAGAAGCGCAGGGGAGCTCACACGCCTTTCAATAGCAGCTGGCGTGCGCCCTGAAAATATCCTGGTCGAACAGGAGCCGTTGGGCATCAATTTATTCCTCAGAATCCGCAGTGCCATACCCGCCCAGCAGTCAACACTTTGCATGAACTAG
- a CDS encoding TIGR03643 family protein — MPEHNPGLTPQDIDRIIEMAWEDRTPFEAILAQFGLREQEVIALMRKGMKPSSFKMWRKRVQGRATKHQQLPANTDHRFKSSMQRQTSNNKISKRI, encoded by the coding sequence ATGCCTGAACATAATCCGGGTTTGACCCCGCAAGATATTGACCGGATCATTGAAATGGCCTGGGAGGACAGAACACCATTTGAGGCCATCCTGGCGCAGTTTGGATTACGTGAGCAAGAAGTGATTGCTTTGATGCGTAAAGGTATGAAGCCCAGTAGCTTTAAGATGTGGCGAAAGCGCGTGCAGGGCCGGGCCACAAAACACCAACAGTTGCCGGCCAATACAGACCACAGATTCAAATCCAGTATGCAAAGACAAACCAGCAACAATAAGATCAGCAAGCGCATTTAA
- a CDS encoding NUDIX hydrolase, giving the protein MDQEFRKQETNSTGEGYLPGLAIDTVIFGFHENELKVLLLTYMNTGFFALPGGFIYKDEDINQAARRILFHRTGLKDIYLEQFYTFGDKSRHDTEPLKKIMAARGFFPEDSHWLLRRFVSVGYYALVDFTKAIPSPDSISDSCDWFNLSDLPGLMQDHEHIIARALQTIRQDLDHKLIGFKLLPEHFTMSELQRLYETILNKKLLRAAFQRKMLGLGVLERIAKKWTGGAHKAPYLYKFISQNTSF; this is encoded by the coding sequence ATGGACCAAGAATTCAGAAAACAGGAAACCAATTCGACAGGAGAAGGATACTTGCCCGGACTGGCCATAGACACCGTGATTTTCGGATTCCACGAAAATGAGTTAAAAGTACTTTTGCTTACCTACATGAATACAGGCTTTTTTGCATTACCAGGCGGCTTCATTTATAAAGACGAAGATATCAACCAGGCCGCCCGGCGCATTCTTTTTCATAGGACCGGACTGAAAGACATTTACCTGGAACAGTTTTACACATTTGGCGACAAAAGCCGGCATGATACCGAGCCCCTGAAAAAAATAATGGCCGCCCGCGGTTTTTTTCCCGAAGACAGCCATTGGCTTTTGCGCCGTTTCGTTTCCGTCGGATACTACGCCCTGGTGGATTTCACAAAAGCGATTCCTTCGCCTGACAGCATCTCCGATAGTTGCGACTGGTTTAATTTATCTGACCTTCCTGGGCTAATGCAGGATCACGAGCACATTATTGCCAGGGCCCTTCAAACAATCCGGCAGGATTTAGACCACAAACTGATCGGCTTTAAGCTGCTGCCCGAACATTTTACTATGAGCGAGCTGCAAAGACTCTATGAGACAATTTTAAACAAAAAATTACTCCGGGCGGCCTTTCAGCGCAAAATGCTGGGCTTAGGCGTGCTGGAAAGAATAGCTAAGAAATGGACCGGAGGCGCACATAAAGCCCCGTACCTTTATAAATTTATTTCTCAAAACACTTCATTTTAG
- a CDS encoding carboxylesterase/lipase family protein yields the protein MSATITIFAQTTSNQVTVENGILEGIRESELLIFRGVPFAAPPVGELRWKEPQPARNWSGVRKADQFGNKPMQKPIFGDMGFRSKDMSEDCLYLNVWTPAKTMTEKLPVLVYFYGGGLAAGDGSEPRYDGEALAKKGIVVVTLNYRLGIFGFFSHPDLTNESPNKSSGNYGYLDQHAALVWVQKNIDKFGGDPKHITIAGESAGSISVSVQMASPLSKDLIVGAIGESGAAINPTLASIPLQEAEKIGAAFASGVKTGGSLAQLRALSANDLLDAAYTPGQTRTATTPTIDGYFLPKTLPEIFEAGQQAHIPILVGWNSAEVPYQVVLKADAPTLENYKKAVGSLYNDKAEQVLKLYPAASDNDVVKAATALSSDRFIVYSTWKWAELQAKTGGRPVYRYVFSRIRPAMTAAMGNAKPGLAGGVIKDDATKKAPVQPAAVGASHASEIEYALGNLSSNKVYDWTPDDHKVSATMVDYFANFIKTGNPNGKDLPQWDANTGKGPVKYMDIDVTSQQKTERDRERYLFLDKEYMK from the coding sequence ATGAGCGCAACGATCACGATTTTTGCGCAGACCACAAGCAACCAGGTAACTGTGGAAAACGGGATACTGGAAGGAATCAGAGAGTCTGAGCTGCTTATTTTCAGAGGGGTGCCTTTCGCTGCGCCGCCCGTTGGCGAGCTTCGCTGGAAAGAGCCGCAACCCGCCAGGAATTGGAGCGGGGTTCGCAAAGCAGATCAATTCGGCAACAAACCTATGCAGAAACCAATTTTTGGCGACATGGGATTCCGATCCAAGGATATGAGCGAAGATTGCCTTTACCTCAATGTCTGGACGCCGGCAAAGACAATGACGGAGAAACTGCCCGTCCTGGTGTATTTTTATGGAGGGGGACTTGCCGCCGGTGATGGATCAGAACCAAGGTATGACGGGGAGGCATTGGCAAAAAAAGGAATTGTTGTCGTTACATTAAACTACCGGCTGGGCATTTTCGGTTTTTTCTCACATCCTGATTTGACGAATGAATCACCCAATAAATCATCTGGTAATTACGGTTACCTGGATCAGCACGCAGCACTTGTTTGGGTGCAAAAGAACATTGACAAGTTTGGCGGAGATCCCAAACACATAACCATTGCAGGTGAGTCTGCGGGCTCAATTTCGGTTTCTGTGCAAATGGCTTCACCTTTATCCAAGGACTTGATTGTGGGCGCTATAGGTGAAAGCGGTGCAGCCATTAATCCTACGCTGGCCTCCATTCCACTTCAAGAAGCCGAAAAAATAGGGGCAGCCTTTGCTTCAGGCGTAAAAACGGGCGGATCGCTTGCGCAGCTGCGGGCCTTGTCAGCAAATGATCTTCTGGACGCAGCCTACACACCTGGACAAACGCGCACAGCTACTACGCCGACCATTGATGGATATTTCTTGCCAAAAACACTGCCTGAAATATTTGAAGCCGGGCAACAAGCACACATTCCTATTTTAGTAGGTTGGAATTCTGCGGAAGTCCCTTATCAAGTCGTTTTGAAGGCAGATGCGCCAACATTGGAAAATTATAAAAAGGCAGTTGGCAGCTTGTACAATGACAAAGCTGAGCAGGTTCTTAAATTATACCCCGCTGCCTCAGATAATGATGTTGTGAAGGCCGCCACAGCACTTTCAAGTGATCGCTTTATTGTGTATAGCACCTGGAAATGGGCTGAGCTGCAAGCGAAAACAGGTGGACGACCGGTGTACCGTTATGTGTTCTCGCGAATCCGCCCGGCCATGACGGCTGCAATGGGCAACGCCAAGCCAGGCCTTGCGGGCGGCGTAATCAAGGACGACGCTACCAAAAAAGCACCTGTGCAACCGGCGGCAGTAGGAGCTTCCCATGCTTCGGAAATCGAGTATGCCTTGGGAAATCTTTCCAGCAATAAGGTTTATGACTGGACCCCCGATGATCATAAAGTCTCTGCTACTATGGTGGATTATTTCGCAAATTTTATCAAGACTGGTAATCCAAATGGAAAGGATTTGCCTCAGTGGGATGCTAACACGGGTAAAGGGCCTGTGAAATACATGGACATTGATGTAACCAGTCAGCAAAAGACCGAGCGCGACCGGGAGCGATATTTGTTCCTGGATAAGGAATATATGAAGTAG